A part of Paramisgurnus dabryanus chromosome 15, PD_genome_1.1, whole genome shotgun sequence genomic DNA contains:
- the gjc4b gene encoding gap junction gamma-1 protein: MSWSFLTRLLDEISNHSTFVGKIWLTLFIIFRIVLTVVGGESIYYDEQSKFTCNTQQPGCENVCYDAFAPLSHVRFWVFQIILITTPTIMYLGFAMHKIARMNDDEYRMQNRKRMPMIKRGANRDYEEAEDDGEEDPMIEEEILPEKDKKPEKATPKHDGRRRIKRDGLMKVYVLQLFSRITFEVGFLFGQYHLYGFEVPPSYVCARSPCPHTVDCFVSRPTEKTIFLLIMYAVSCLCLFLTLMEILHLGISGIRDAFRRRARHHSMARPHTGAICRIPSAPPGYSTALKKGIKPEYNLGDSGRESFGDEASSRDIDRLRRHLKLAQQHLDLAYQNGESSPSRSSSPESNGTAAEQNRLNFAQEKQGSTCEKGIRA; the protein is encoded by the exons ATGAGTTGGAGTTTTCTAACGCGACTCTTGGATGAAATATCCAACCACTCCACCTTCGTGGGCAAGATCTGGCTGACTTTATTCATTATCTTCCGCATTGTATTGACCGTAGTGGGTGGAGAATCGATATACTACGATGAACAGAGTAAATTCACGTGTAACACTCAGCAACCCGGTTGTGAGAATGTGTGCTACGATGCGTTCGCGCCCCTCTCTCATGTCCGATTTTGGGTGTTTCAAATCATCTTGATCACAACCCCTACGATTATGTACTTGGGCTTCGCCATGCACAAGATCGCCCGCATGAACGATGATGAGTACAGGATGCAGAACAGGAAACGCATGCCCATGATCAAACGCGGCGCCAACCGCGATTACGAAGAGGCAGAGGATGACGGTGAGGAAGACCCCATGATTGAAGAGGAGATCCTGCCAGAGAAAGATAAGAAGCCAGAGAAGGCTACCCCAAAACACGACGGGCGCCGTCGGATAAAGCGAGATGGGCTTATGAAGGTATACGTGCTGCAGCTGTTTTCACGGATTACTTTTGAAGTGGGCTTCCTTTTTGGTCAGTACCATCTCTACGGTTTCGAGGTCCCCCCATCATACGTGTGCGCGCGGAGCCCCTGCCCGCACACTGTGGACTGCTTCGTCTCGCGTCCCACTGAGAAAACCATCTTCCTGTTGATTATGTATGCTGTGAGCTGCCTCTGTTTGTTTCTTACGTTGATGGAGATCCTTCATTTGGGAATCAGCGGAATTCGCGACGCTTTCCGGCGGCGTGCACGCCACCATAGCATGGCACGCCCGCACACCGGTGCTATTTGTAGGATACCCTCCGCCCCACCTGGGTACAGCACTGCGCTGAAAAAGGGAATTAAGCCGGAGTATAATTTGGGAGACTCTGGGCGGGAGTCTTTCGGTGACGAGGCGTCATCGCGGGACATCGATCGACTGCGCAGACATCTCAAACTAGCCCAGCAGCATTTGGATCTGGCCTATCAGAACGGAGAGAGCAGTCCGTCACGCAGCAGCAGTCCAGAGTCCAATGGTACAGCTGCGGAGCAAAACAGACTCAACTTTGCTCAGGAGAAGCAAGGAAGCACCTGTGAAAAAG GAATCCGTGCTTGA